One Methanohalophilus mahii DSM 5219 genomic window carries:
- the pyrE gene encoding orotate phosphoribosyltransferase: MQENNEKDELIEALKRCEAVKFGQFTLASGKTSKYYVDIKKAISDPVTLKKISDIASARIDLSKTNRIGGVALGGVPLATAVSLKTEIPLLLIRKDAKAYGTGGRFVGDLEEGDKVILIEDVTTSGGSVLEAINLLRDFGATVDEVITVVDREEGAEANLWNENVTLNPLVKASDLLKEE, translated from the coding sequence ATGCAGGAAAACAATGAGAAAGATGAACTTATAGAAGCTCTCAAAAGGTGTGAAGCCGTCAAGTTCGGCCAGTTTACCCTTGCCTCGGGAAAAACCAGTAAATATTACGTTGATATAAAAAAGGCAATTTCAGATCCTGTAACCCTCAAAAAAATCTCTGACATTGCCTCGGCCAGGATTGACCTTTCTAAAACAAACCGTATTGGTGGAGTGGCCCTTGGCGGAGTACCTCTTGCAACGGCCGTCTCCCTGAAAACAGAGATCCCTCTTTTACTCATACGCAAGGATGCAAAGGCATATGGAACCGGCGGGAGGTTTGTAGGTGATCTGGAAGAAGGAGATAAAGTCATACTGATAGAAGACGTTACCACAAGTGGTGGATCAGTTCTTGAAGCGATCAATCTTCTCAGGGACTTCGGTGCCACTGTTGATGAAGTGATTACCGTTGTTGACAGGGAAGAAGGAGCAGAAGCGAATTTGTGGAATGAAAATGTGACATTGAATCCGCTTGTGAAAGCATCCGATCTGCTCAAAGAAGAATAA
- a CDS encoding CDP-2,3-bis-(O-geranylgeranyl)-sn-glycerol synthase: MILAVWLMVPAYLPNPFAALLGGGRPIDGKRTMGDGRRILGDGKTIRGFIAGSSIGILAGILQTWIAFTKIEFMGIRLPPFGFTIPDVIIPIAALSFGSLLGDMAMSFVKRRINLKRGAPLPVADQLDFVAGAWILTYLVSPQWFVANFTLNIIIVLVILTPLLHIGTNIIGYILGIKKEPW, encoded by the coding sequence ATTATTCTCGCTGTGTGGCTAATGGTGCCTGCCTATCTTCCAAATCCTTTTGCAGCTCTTTTGGGAGGAGGAAGACCTATTGATGGCAAAAGGACCATGGGAGACGGAAGAAGGATACTTGGTGACGGAAAAACGATACGGGGATTTATTGCCGGAAGTTCTATTGGAATTCTTGCCGGAATCCTACAAACGTGGATTGCCTTTACAAAAATCGAATTTATGGGGATTAGATTACCACCTTTTGGGTTTACAATCCCGGATGTAATAATTCCGATTGCTGCTCTTTCGTTTGGCTCTCTCCTTGGAGATATGGCAATGAGTTTTGTTAAAAGAAGAATAAATCTGAAAAGAGGAGCTCCTTTGCCAGTTGCAGACCAGCTTGATTTTGTAGCAGGTGCGTGGATATTGACCTACCTGGTATCCCCACAATGGTTTGTTGCAAATTTTACCCTGAATATCATTATAGTGTTAGTGATACTAACACCTCTTTTACACATAGGGACCAATATAATAGGTTATATACTTGGAATCAAGAAAGAACCCTGGTAA